In Nakamurella antarctica, the following are encoded in one genomic region:
- a CDS encoding GNAT family N-acetyltransferase yields the protein MAQAEVRPAIAGDGLAIASIQLEIWQAAFAHLLPAQTLELPPATLASAWTQALSADRSAVQVAAEGRQMTGFVHALLASSDDDPLGITAPVGEIRVLYVRPAWARRGHGGRLVAAAAGYLRALGASDGQWWVPETDAATASFVGSIGWQQSGEARILDTGKTQMREVLWVGSLDLAVG from the coding sequence ATGGCGCAAGCAGAGGTCAGGCCGGCCATCGCCGGCGACGGGCTCGCCATTGCGAGTATTCAGTTGGAGATCTGGCAGGCCGCGTTCGCGCATCTGTTACCTGCTCAGACTCTCGAACTGCCGCCAGCCACCCTCGCCAGCGCGTGGACGCAAGCGCTCAGCGCGGACCGCAGCGCAGTTCAGGTCGCCGCCGAAGGCAGGCAGATGACGGGATTTGTCCATGCCCTGCTGGCCTCCTCCGACGACGACCCTCTGGGCATCACGGCGCCCGTGGGCGAAATACGGGTCCTGTACGTACGCCCAGCGTGGGCCAGACGCGGGCACGGCGGGCGTCTCGTCGCTGCCGCAGCGGGGTACTTACGCGCTCTTGGCGCCAGCGACGGCCAGTGGTGGGTACCGGAGACCGATGCTGCCACCGCGAGCTTTGTCGGTTCCATCGGGTGGCAGCAGTCCGGCGAGGCAAGAATTCTCGACACTGGCAAGACGCAGATGCGTGAGGTTCTGTGGGTGGGGAGCTTGGACCTCGCCGTTGGTTAA
- the dapB gene encoding 4-hydroxy-tetrahydrodipicolinate reductase: MTEEILRVGVIGARGRMGAETCAAVDAAGDLDLVATVNGGDWMFSLADAGSQVVVDFTNPGVVMENIRFAIDQGIHIVVGTSGITDERLDTIRGWLEHKPDVNVLIVPNFAIGAVLMGRMAREAARFFSSVEIIEMHHAGKVDAPSGTANATAREIGEARTAAGLGAIPDATVTDTGGARGAVVNGVHVHSVRLPGLVAHQEVIFGSEGETLTVRHDSLHRSSFMMGVLLAIRAVSSRPGLSVGLEPLLGLD, translated from the coding sequence ATGACGGAGGAGATCCTGCGGGTTGGCGTCATTGGCGCCCGCGGTCGGATGGGCGCGGAAACGTGCGCAGCGGTGGATGCGGCAGGCGATCTCGATTTGGTCGCCACCGTCAATGGCGGAGACTGGATGTTCTCTCTTGCTGATGCTGGCTCGCAGGTGGTGGTTGATTTCACCAATCCGGGTGTGGTGATGGAAAACATCCGATTTGCTATCGATCAAGGCATTCACATTGTCGTGGGAACGTCCGGGATTACCGACGAACGCCTCGACACCATCCGGGGCTGGCTTGAGCACAAGCCGGACGTCAACGTTCTCATCGTGCCTAACTTCGCGATCGGCGCCGTGCTGATGGGCCGCATGGCTCGCGAGGCTGCGCGCTTTTTCTCTTCCGTTGAGATCATCGAAATGCACCACGCGGGCAAGGTCGATGCACCTTCGGGCACTGCCAACGCGACCGCACGGGAAATTGGTGAGGCCCGCACGGCCGCTGGCCTCGGCGCTATCCCCGATGCCACGGTGACCGATACGGGTGGCGCCCGTGGGGCTGTCGTCAACGGCGTGCACGTGCATTCCGTCCGTCTGCCGGGTTTGGTGGCTCATCAGGAGGTCATCTTCGGGAGCGAAGGCGAAACACTGACTGTTCGCCACGATTCGCTGCACCGCAGTTCCTTCATGATGGGGGTACTGCTGGCGATCCGTGCGGTCTCGTCGCGCCCCGGCCTGTCGGTGGGCCTCGAACCGCTGCTCGGTCTGGACTGA
- a CDS encoding M16 family metallopeptidase, whose amino-acid sequence MTSTGYRRARVLERSADGGTVTLSEIPGGLRVITESVPGSRSASVGIWVGVGSIDENPALAGASHYLEHLLFKGTKSRSGADISVAIDAVGGELNAFTSHEYTCYFAHVLADEAQMAVDLVCDVVLDATITPADVDTERQVILEEIAMRDDDPEDVLNDLFASSVFAGSALAEPVIGTIETIESMTRRQINSYYHRRYTPSKMVVSVAGGVVHADVVRWVKRAFKNFLEPESLPAVPRTKNPGRLSGTGSLALIDRDTEQAHLCVGSPALSRHDPRRYALGVFNTALGGGMSSRLFRAIREERGLAYSCYSSSSAYADAGSFSIYAGCQPENLAEVVTVIQAELNRARGGLSVEELARAKGQMVGSMILGLEDNESRMSRIGKNILVRNGYRSVQDEIDAIRAVSQDDILAVLNEVLIAPISAAVVGPYAKTKNLPKVLTSMVKR is encoded by the coding sequence ATGACATCGACTGGTTACCGGCGCGCCCGTGTACTGGAACGTTCTGCTGACGGCGGGACGGTGACGCTTTCAGAGATTCCCGGTGGTTTACGGGTGATCACTGAGAGCGTCCCCGGCTCCCGTAGCGCCTCGGTCGGCATCTGGGTGGGCGTTGGATCAATCGACGAGAACCCAGCGTTGGCCGGGGCGTCGCATTATCTCGAGCATTTGCTGTTCAAGGGTACAAAGTCTCGCAGCGGCGCCGACATTTCGGTGGCCATCGACGCGGTGGGCGGCGAGCTCAACGCCTTCACCTCCCACGAGTACACCTGCTACTTTGCGCACGTTCTCGCTGACGAGGCGCAGATGGCGGTCGACTTGGTGTGTGACGTGGTTCTCGATGCCACTATTACCCCTGCCGATGTGGATACCGAGCGGCAGGTGATCCTGGAAGAAATCGCGATGCGCGATGACGATCCCGAAGATGTACTCAACGACCTCTTTGCGAGCTCGGTGTTTGCTGGCTCAGCGCTTGCCGAGCCGGTCATCGGCACCATCGAGACTATCGAATCGATGACGCGGCGACAGATCAACAGCTACTACCACCGCCGGTACACACCGTCGAAAATGGTGGTCTCGGTCGCGGGCGGAGTGGTGCACGCCGACGTGGTGCGCTGGGTGAAGAGGGCTTTCAAGAACTTTCTCGAACCCGAAAGCCTGCCCGCGGTGCCACGCACTAAGAACCCGGGACGGCTCTCGGGGACGGGCTCGCTCGCACTGATAGACCGGGACACGGAGCAGGCGCACCTGTGCGTGGGATCGCCGGCGTTGTCCCGGCATGACCCGCGGCGGTATGCGCTCGGAGTCTTCAACACGGCGCTCGGCGGCGGGATGAGCTCGCGATTGTTCCGCGCCATCCGCGAGGAACGCGGTCTGGCCTATTCCTGTTACTCGAGCTCGTCCGCATACGCAGACGCTGGATCGTTCTCGATCTACGCCGGCTGTCAGCCGGAAAACCTGGCCGAGGTAGTGACCGTCATCCAGGCCGAACTCAATCGCGCGCGCGGTGGGCTATCGGTCGAAGAGCTGGCCCGGGCCAAGGGCCAGATGGTGGGTTCGATGATCCTCGGCCTTGAGGACAACGAGTCGCGGATGAGCCGAATCGGTAAGAACATCCTGGTGCGCAACGGTTATCGGAGCGTGCAGGACGAGATTGATGCCATTCGGGCAGTTAGCCAGGACGACATTCTCGCCGTGCTGAACGAGGTACTGATTGCTCCGATCTCTGCTGCGGTGGTGGGCCCCTATGCAAAAACGAAGAATTTGCCCAAGGTGCTGACCTCGATGGTGAAGCGCTAG